The genomic region TAGAATTTGGCTGGGAGACCATTGCTTCCTGGGGCCTTCCAGCTACCCATGCTAAAAACCGCATCTTTAACTTCATCAAAGGTCACCTCCTTTTCAATTTCCTCATAATCTCTTCTTTCTAGTGTTGGGAAGCAGCCACTGACTGCGAAGGGAGTTCCATCTGATTCTGCATAGTATAACTCTTTGAAAAAATTAACACCCCAATTCTTTAAGTAAACCACATCATCCACCCAATTCCCTTCTTCATTTTTCAAAGCAATCACTTTATTCCTCTTCCTCCTTCCATTAGCTTTTTGATGAAAGTATTTAGAATTTCTATCCCCAAACTTGATATATGTGCATCTAGACATCTGCATCCAGTAGGCTTCCTCCTGTGTTGCTATGCTCTCATACTCTTTACATAGATCTTTTTGTAGTTTCTCTAGAAAGGGATTGCTAGAGAACGAGAGTTTATTGCTGATTCCCTCCAATCTAGCTATAATCTGCTGTTTTTTGTGAAAGATATGTCCAAAAACTTCCCTATTCCAGACCTTCATGTTATTTGTAACGTCAGCAATATTTTGCAGTAAATTGTTCCTATTGTTCCAGCTCCTCTCTACCATATTCTTATAATCATTATGAAGCACCCAAGGTGCCAAAAATCTGAAAGGTTTGGGTCCTCGGTCATGCTCCGCCATCTGAAAATCAAGAAGAATAGGTAAGTGGTCAGATTTTAACTTAGGTAAATGTCTTACTCCCACTTCCAAAAATCTGTTAGAAAAATCCAGGTTACTTAAACACCGATCTAATCTTCTCTTAACATTGCCCCTTTGCCAGGTAAAGGGTGGGCCAGTGAAGCTTAGATCGTTAAGATCACACCTGTTAATACAGTTAAGAAAGATATTAGAGTCTTGAGATAAATTAGATGTACTCCCTGTGTCATTTAAAGTGAGGACAGAGTTAAAATCACCCCTAAACACCATGGTCCTTCAATAGTTCCAGCAATGTCTTCCAATCCTTTCCAAAGCTCCCTTCTTCTTCCCACCTGTGGGCTGCCGTAAACAGCTGTGAACATCCATCGTTGATCCTTATCCCATTGCACTTCAAGGTGTATGAATTGCTTATGTACTATAATTGGTTTTATCGTCCACTTATCTTTCATCCAAAGGCACCAAATTCCGCCAGAAAAACCCTCAGCTTCGCTAACACACCAATCATCAAAACCTAAGTTCTTTATAATATTTTCTGCTTTCCTGCCTGAAACATGAGTCTCAAGAAGGACACAAAAGCAGCTATGATATCTATATGTTAGATCCTTAATCATAGAATTGAGCCCCTTAGCTGAGGCACCTCTGTAGTTCCAAATTAAAATATTCCTCGTCATAaaagaaaataagtaaaaaaagACAAATCAAAGAGTATAGAAGCTCCCTGGCCAAAGAGACAGACTTAGTCATCCATAGGCTTGGGACCATATTCCTCTTCCTCGTCTTCTCCAACCGGAATTTGCACTGGCTGCTTGTCATGTCTGCCATCCATAATCATGTTCATATATTCATCCTGATTTATTTCTGGTGGTTTGTCCTTGAGAGTACCACTGCTTTCTCCTTCCGGTCTGCCTCCACCCATGGTCTTGGCAATAAGATTGCTTAGAAGAGGGTTGAAAGGTTCGTTGAAGTCAATGTGGTTTCCTTGCTGATGGCTTTTGTAAATGCCCTTCAACAGATTATTGAACTGATTCCAGTATTCCTGATGCTCTTTATCTTGTTTCCTTGATCCCTCTTTATGGTTGtgttctttttcccttttgggtGCTAAAGGTTGCTGGACATCTTTTATTCTTCTAGATTTTGGTTAGACAGCAGAGAACTTCCTGCTATTCTCAGTATTTTTTCCTTTATTTgctttgttaaaaatatttttcttatttcctGCACCTTGTAATTTCAGAGATGCTTCCACCCTACCTCCTTGCTGATCTTCCTTGCTTGTCTGGTTCCCACCTTCTTTCTTGTCCAAATTGGCAATATCTTGTTTTTCCATATTTGTTTCCTGGTTGTTTTCTTCATCGACTAGTATGCCAAATCTGTTTGCATTAACTGCTTTCTTTTTCTCCTCATTAAATTCTCCAGATCTCTGTTTATTTCTTCTTTGGGGCTTCTTTACAATCATCCACGGGCCAAAGGACCCCACCTTCTTACTTGTATCAGCTAccttatttttggtaaaaatctCAGAAGATTGCTCATTATTAGCAACGGCTTTCTCCTCAAGACCAGCCCCGTGATTTTTCTCCATCACAATTTCTTTCCCTTTCTGGTTTGGAATTGGAATCTGTTCGGAAGTGTTCTGAGCAGGAAGATCTCCGGCAGCTGCATGGTGGTTCTGTTGGTCAAGCCTTGTTTCCTTCTGTCCTTTTTTATTTTCATCCGGACAGCCCTCTATTCGGTGACCGTATTTACCGCAATTAAAATAGATTTGATGTAGTCCTTCGTACACAAGGTTGAATTCTTTCCCAAGTGCTGAGAAGGACGGCACCAATTTTTTTCGAATATCGATCTCAACACAAATCCTTGCAAACTTGCCTCTTGAATGTATAGAAGTGTGTTCATCTACTTTCAGCATAGTTCCAATAGATTTACCCACCTTCCATAAGAAATATCTATTGTATAATTCTGCGGGGAGATTTGGGATACGTACCCAAACTGCTACCTTTTGAACCTCATTTTCCTTCGGGATGAACAAAGGTCTCCATCTCTGAATAAGGAGATAATGATCAGCAATCATCCATGGTCTTTCAAAGAAGGCATGCGCATAGTCTCCCTGGTCCGAGAAGCGGATCAAAAAATATCCTCCTTCTAAGTCCATGACATGGACTGCCCCCTTCTTGGACCATCTTCTATTAACCCATCTCTCCATAATAGGTAGGTTCAGCTTCTTTCCCAGAGGTTTCACTATGAGTGATTGCTTCCATGGTCTACACCATTGGTCATACTCTTCGAGCGTAACTTCGATTTTTGGCATAGGATTGAAGGGagtcttttcatcctcctctgaTTCCATTAGATCTTCCTCAGAAAGATAATCTTCTGCTACCATGTCCACAATCTCTTCTGGATTCAGTTTGTCTAAACCATTGCTTATCAGTCTGTCTTTATAGGAAGCCTTCGTTGCTTGTTCCGGAATGGTCTCCTGAACACCTACTTCTTCTTCTGGCACGCTGTGTCCCTCCTCCATAGTCTCTTCAGCCGGTTCTATGGTCTGTTCTTTGTCCTCCATCTGATTCTCTTCTTGTATGAATTCATCCATCTTGACCTTTTTGGTACTCCTTGCCACCAGATCTTCTTCTTCCGGTGACCTTTTTTCTACTTCAGAACTCAAGCTTTCGGTAGACATTTGTACTCTGTATATCACAAAGAACTACTTATGCTTTCCTCTCATAACCATAAAATGCATCAAAAGCAAGGAATATTTTTCAACAGTAGCATTTTGCTCAAATATTTATTAAGTTGACTCCAGGCATTTCAATAGGGCAAACTCTTGAGTTCGTTTCTCTATTCCAACTTGCTTCCCAGAATGGTTAATTATTAAGGTACGGAAACCAttagttttataaaaaaataatttcgaAAGAATTCATTAGTTTTATATttactagcggctcaacaggtACTAATGCCTGTTCAGccacttttttattgttgttaaaagattaattttttatcttttatttataaaattataaatttgataaaataatttaaaaatttaaaataaataatatttaaaaataaatacaaaaatttataaattatttaaattttagaattctCTTACTATATTATTCTCTATACACCTATCTGTCATTGTCTCAGCACAATTATTATATTGTCTTGTTCTCCTTTCTCTTTTTTGTTTCTCCTCCCATCTTTTCTTCACCCgattataattaattatcaccAAATACTATTATCACAATTTTCAATGTGATATATCACTTTGATCTATAACCTTCCATTatgttaacttttatgagttgttAAAGTGTTATTAAAAGGATTTGTTTTAATCTCTTTTAAATATCTAgatgtataaaaataataatttttttattgacgTGCGTGTTAAGTAATTTTATTGttctattaataaaaaatttaagacataaagcattaaaaaattttgttcAAATTATCAAACTTTAATATTAGTAACcctaaaaaataatatcaaaatatattaattttaactaatataataaaaatagtatattattgtaagtttttaactaataattatagaTTTAAGTTACAATTTAATATAATACCTTAGAACATAAGGTTGTTATTACTTCTCATATTTGACTGTTATATTATATAAATTTCATGTTTATTTTATTATACACATTAATTAAACTATACTTTATTATTTCATTTTGTATGTTTTGAAATAATGCAACGGTACTATAAGGATGACATTAGTTTTTATAACTAATGCGAAtccttttactattttatttgtatttaaatactattcataaaaaataattacttaaagTAAAACACTATAtaaatagaaaatttttgaatttattattctGGTTTGTTTCTTAATTCTCACTTGATATTACACAAATTTAATAGGTTGATGGTgatgattctttttattagttaaaaaattttaacaccCTCTCTCATTCTCTTTCTCTCAATTTTATTAAATAGTTTTTTTAGGTCAGAATATTTTTAAGTTACTCTATAAtaagtattttttaaattatctaatgCATAAAATATCACATCTTTTCATTTTATCTTAaacatttcatatttttttatatcaAAGTATTacgatttattatattattatatattatttttgtacCACAAAATAAAGGTtaaattttatatcttttttgttacttattttattttattttggctatttaaattagcATGTATATGATCAACatattttctattatttatgcaatatttttataatatttttttagttctaATCAATATGCATTTAAAAAATCATCTTTAAACCTTAAGCCATGTAATTCAAAGATCATTGCATTGATATTttctaaacataaaaaaaataaaaactttttttattattatgattagttgaatgaaaaaataataataacaatcacatcataattttaattaataaagtaaaatattttttatcaatttatattaaattattaattttagttacacttaaaagtgaataacattttaaaaataattaaaaaataaaaaaatcttatttGAATCAACATGTACATAAAATATTATGTGAAGATAAGTATAAACATCAGAATAGTCAATAAGTAATTACGAAagaataaaaaaagtaaaaaaataattgtaaattctAAGAGTTAAAATAGTAAAAAGAATGAGGAagaaaaaattagatatttattGGGTTATTCCTCATGAATAGgatagaattgaaaaaaaaaatacaagggttgtaatttaaaaatatatgtaaaGACAAACTTAGAACATAATTTGAATACTAAATTGATAGTTTTTGAAGAGaatttttgaataaataaataaataatattaaaataattaaataaaaattaaaaagatgaaaTGCAAGTGAGTAATCAAAAATCACTTTTTAAAATTGAAGTTTATTTATTCAAAAGTATGTTATGTTACCGAGAAGAAATAGATTATTACTCTCAAACGTATGCTGAAGTATAGTCATAATAATAAAGTTGTAATTTGAATATGTAAAGaacctaaaataaaaataattttacacatgAATAAAGAAGTAATCTGAtttgttattttaaatttaaaaaaataacacaTTAAGTATTGAcagaaaaatatcaaaataa from Arachis ipaensis cultivar K30076 chromosome B02, Araip1.1, whole genome shotgun sequence harbors:
- the LOC107627246 gene encoding uncharacterized protein LOC107627246, yielding MSTESLSSEVEKRSPEEEDLVARSTKKVKMDEFIQEENQMEDKEQTIEPAEETMEEGHSVPEEEVGVQETIPEQATKASYKDRLISNGLDKLNPEEIVDMVAEDYLSEEDLMESEEDEKTPFNPMPKIEVTLEEYDQWCRPWKQSLIVKPLGKKLNLPIMERWVNRRWSKKGAVHVMDLEGGYFLIRFSDQGDYAHAFFERPWMIADHYLLIQRWRPLFIPKENEVQKVAVWVRIPNLPAELYNRYFLWKVGKSIGTMLKVDEHTSIHSRGKFARICVEIDIRKKLVPSFSALGKEFNLVYEGLHQIYFNCGKYGHRIEGCPDENKKGQKETRLDQQNHHAAAGDLPAQNTSEQIPIPNQKGKEIVMEKNHGAGLEEKAVANNEQSSEIFTKNKVADTSKKVGSFGPWMIVKKPQRRNKQRSGEFNEEKKKAVNANRFGILVDEENNQETNMEKQDIANLDKKEGGNQTSKEDQQGGRVEASLKLQGAGNKKNIFNKANKGKNTENSRKFSAGIYKSHQQGNHIDFNEPFNPLLSNLIAKTMGGGRPEGESSGTLKDKPPEINQDEYMNMIMDGRHDKQPVQIPVGEDEEEEYGPKPMDD